One window of the Rhipicephalus microplus isolate Deutch F79 chromosome 2, USDA_Rmic, whole genome shotgun sequence genome contains the following:
- the LOC142785279 gene encoding uncharacterized protein LOC142785279: MYQPRFIEPAGCNNNATSYPAMLHYDQPRPTAMKTMEAPSGTTKEEKSRRDKRRGLNAALRRGSKSPRTSRRRVSPSRSPTRGAASKLEKGPNHGGTSQKMSISQSAKSPRALARKADETGSPKSRKRRTTGASSPARHILPELPPVVTPLNVASPPWLLPSEMTAPLIGPPLLPQQEQQSHLPSTMYVPCHDQNCEAFPKISEVPWGLDSVPPPQVPDHQYTHFSPTPGQPLPPPILTHGSTLPQMQYTTGLLQPAPTLSYDPMGGYQVNRERLEPGYSPFPSQGQSAYPNDRMPPGILRHYVSRANDGSRRWQEKARAKTHTKTSSSSSTTSSSEVSNDAGGSKKVRDNAWLALGLGCAGFLAFVGLYALLNVAVNGRRSAHDGVNPMTVQAEYDGPLAARHRFEAPKSQVMNAPSAGDTVNSGSSGVLTEKDASRKERSSG; encoded by the exons ATGTACCAGCCTCGGTTCATTGAGCCAGCAGGCTGTAACAATAACGCCACTTCATATCCGGCGATGTTGCATTATGATCAACCACGGCCAACCGCGATGAAGACAATGGAAGCTCCTTCAG GAACAACGAAGGAGGAGAAATCTCGACGGGACAAGCGGAGAGGGTTGAACGCAGCGCTGCGTCGGGGCTCAAAGTCGCCGCGCACTTCGAGGCGGCGCGTCTCTCCGTCGCGGTCACCCACGCGTGGCGCCGCGTCCAAGCTTGAGAAAGGTCCCAATCACGGAGGGACATCACAGAAAATGAGCATCTCGCAGTCAGCGAAGTCCCCGAGGGCTCTCGCTCGCAAAGCCGACGAGACCGGTTCGCCAAAGAGCCGGAAGCGTAGAACAACTGGTGCCTCGTCACCTGCTCGCCACATTCTGCCGGAATTGCCTCCTGTAGTTACGCCACTTAACGTGGCGTCTCCTCCTTGGCTCCTTCCGAGCGAGATGACGGCCCCACTCATCGGTCCTCCTCTTCTACCTCAGCAGGAGCAGCAGTCACACTTGCCGAGTACCATGTATGTCCCGTGCCACGATCAGAATTGCGAGGCGTTTCCAAAAATTTCTGAAGTACCATGGGGCCTCGACTCGGTTCCGCCACCCCAGGTTCCCGACCACCAATACACACATTTCTCGCCTACTCCTGGGCAACCGCTACCCCCACCCATTCTCACGCACGGAAGTACTCTGCCACAGATGCAGTACACGACTGGTCTTCTACAACCAGCACCAACGCTTTCGTATGACCCAATGGGCGGATACCAGGTGAACAGGGAGCGCTTGGAGCCAGGCTACAGCCCGTTTCCTTCTCAGGGCCAGAGTGCTTATCCGAACGACAGAATGCCACCGGGCATTCTGCGCCATTACGTGTCTCGAGCTAACGATGGGAGCCGCCGGTGGCAGGAAAAAGCGCGCGCTAAGACTCACACAAAAACGAGCAGCTCCAGTAGCACCACAAGCTCCAGCGAGGTGTCAAACGACGCAGGCGGGTCGAAAAAGGTCAGGGACAACGCTTGGCTCGCACTGGGCCTCGGGTGCGCTGGCTTCCTGGCCTTCGTGGGATTGTATGCTTTACTCAACGTTGCCGTCAACGGTCGCCGGTCTGCTCATGACGGTGTAAACCCGATGACTGTTCAAGCGGAATACGACGGTCCATTAGCAGCGAGGCACAGATTTGAAGCACCGAAATCGCAGGTGATGAACGCTCCCTCAGCAGGTGATACCGTAAATTCTGGGAGTTCAGGAGTACTCACCGAAAAAGACGCTTCTAGGAAAGAACGTTCTTCAGGTTGA